The Kosmotoga olearia TBF 19.5.1 sequence CTCTAATTCTAATTTGAAGCATATTCTTCACCCCGATTTCGCATTTGCACGATTGCTTCTGAAATCATTTTCCTGATTTCTTCCCTCAATTCATCTTCTGTATTGAATTTACCCGGATATACAGGTTTCAGGATTCTAATTTTCACGATAGCCGGATGTATTAAAAGTTCTCCTTTTTTCATTATGTCTTTGGTTCCATCAATAGCAACGGGAAGTATTGGAATGTTAAGTTTGTGAGGTATCGAAAGGGACCCTTTCTTGAATTTCTTAATACTACCGTCCAGACTTCTGGTGCCTTCCGGGAACAACATGATTGTACCACCGTTGCGCAGTATATTGAAAATCCTCTTTATTGCTGCCGCTGTTTGAATTTTATTTCCTCGATCAATGAAGACACCATCTAATCTCTTCACAAACCACGAGAAGCCTGGTATCTTTGAGACTTCTATTTTTGCTATAAACGATATTCTACCTTTAACATATCCAACTATTAATGGAATATCGAAAGCGCTTTGATGGTTTGATACTATGACCAGAGGTCCTTTTGGAGGAATGTTTTCGGCACCTTCCACGCTCACTTTTGAACCTATGACGAAAAACGCCACCCTACCAAACCTTCCAACCTCTTGCGCAACATAGTCTTTTGCTGCTTCAATGCCTCGAAACTTTTCAATGAACCAGCTGATGAGAAGAACGAAAGCACCATATACCAACACATAACCTGTAACGGCTATCGCTACCCAGATTGTCAGAAAAAAATCACGAATTTGTTTTATCCATTCCCGGCTTTTCAATTTCTATCACCTTTCCTTGCCTTAGTTTATAAATTTCTACCATCTTCATTGTTTCATCCAATAATGGAGCTAAATCGAGTTTCGACTCTTCGATTTCAACGTCAACGATTCTTGCTTTTGTGGCTGGTTGTTGTGGAACGAAAACGGTGCAGCAGTCTTCGTATGGTTGTATCGAGATTTCAAAAGTCTCGATTTTTTTCGCAATCTGTATTGTTTCGATCTTATCGAATCCTGTTAAAGGCCTTAAAACAAGTATATCAGTTGCGCTTCCGATAGTGTGAAGATTTTCTATTGTTTGGCTGGCTACCTGTCCAAGATTCTCACCCGTAACTATCGCTTTGTAACCATGTTCTTTTGCTATTTTTGTGGCAATCCTCATCATAGCGCGTCGTTGTATAACGAGACTAAGGCTTTCTCGGACGTTGCGGTGAATAGCCAGCTGTAATTTTGTAAAATGGACCCGGTACAGCAACATGTCCCTACCGCCATTGTATTTTGTCAACGCTTTTGCGAGATCAAGGACTTTTTCAAAGGCTTTTTCACCGGTGTAAGGTGGACTTGCGAAATGAATGGCGTGAAGGGTGATCCCTCTCTTTAGGGCATACCATCCAGCAACGGGACTGTCAATACCTCCCGAAAGCAGCAGTAATGCTGATCCGCTGACTCCGACAGGAAGACCACCGGGACCAGGAATCTTGTCCCCAAAAACAAGAACTCCTTCGTTTCTAACTTCAACACCTATTTTGAAATCCGGAGTATGGACATCTACCTTCAATTCCGGAAAAGCATCCAGTATCTTTTCACCGAGATACGCATTCAACTCCTGGCTTGTCATCGGGAAACGTTTATTGGCACGGCGGGTCTCTACTTTGAAGGTCCTTTTTCCAGTGTTTACCTCCATGGAAACAAGCTCTCTGGCAACTTTTTCGATTTCAGAGATTTCAAAGTTGGTTTGAACACCAAGACTGTAATTTTGAACACCAAATGTCCTGGAAACAATTTCCATAGCTTCAGATATGAATTCCTCAGGAATATCGATCAGGAATCTTTTCTTCTTGTTATAAACTTTTGCACCGGGAATCTGGGATTTTAAGTTTCTGATGAGCGCTTTTTCGAAATAGCTTCTGTTTTTGCCTTTTAATCCTATTTCACCGTATCGTATGATGATGATTTTTTTCATTTCTTAGGCCTCCTGGATAGTACAATGATATAATTATTTTAACTCAACTTACGAAGTAGGGGGGATGAAAATGAAAAAGATTCTTTTAATGGGAATACTTTTGATGGGATTGATGGTAGTAGCAGCAAGTTTCGATGAATTGTGGGAGAGGTTTGTCGAGATCAGATCGTATCAGGATACTGAAGCTATGAAAACGTTTATAGAAGAGTTAGAAAACGATCCACAGACTTTTGAAGATGTCAGGATCCTTGCACTGTATGCTGATTGTCTCAGAGAATATGCGAACTGGATAGAAGGGGATGCGAAAAAAGAATACTATGAAAAAGCCAGAAAGTATGCAGAAGAAGCTATCGAAATGGATCCAAATTATGGATATTCTTATTATGTTGCAGGTGCCGCAATAGGTCAACTTGCTCAATATGAAGGCATAGTTAAATCTCTTTTTATGCTCGGTGATTTTGATAAATACATTAAAAAGGCTATGGAATTAATGCCTGATAACCCGTTCCCGATTATAGCGATGGCAATGAGATATCGAGATACACCATGGCCTTTCAAAGATTTCGAGAAATCTGAAGAGCTTTTCATGAAAGCCATTAGACTCGATCCGAAATATGTGAACGCATATCTTGAACTTGCCATCCTTTATGATAAGTGGAAGAAATACGATAATGCAGCCAGATATTACAGGAAAGTAGTAACAATGCCCCTGCATCCGAATTTCATAAAGGCTGGAGAAAAATCTAAAGAGGAAGCAAAAGAATGGCTTGAGGAGCACGGTTACGGGTGGTAAGATGGTCTACAGAATAGTTTTTTCTATTCTTCCAATTCTGTTTATGCCCAAAATAGGCTATTCTCTTGGTTATAGTGTTTTTTTGGCGGGGTTATTGTTCTTTGGGACAGTTATTTCAAAGGATGTTGAATGGATCCCTCAGCTTCAGGGGATTACCCTGGTTTTGCTTTATGCTTTACTCTTGTTGGGATATGCCAAAGGTGCTTCGCCTTCAGATTATTATATGGTGTTGCCGTTAATAAGCATTGGTTATTTGTTTTCAGGTTTTGAAGGATTGCTATTGAGCAAAAAAACGGCAGCGATATTATTTTCTGCTCTGTTCTGGAGCGCTGTTGCTATCGGGCTTTCGTTTATAGCCTATAAGAAACTTGGAAGCCCTGGAATCGTAATGGCGGTAGTTTTATTCTTTTTTATCGCTATGCAAGATATCAAAAAGATACTCAAGAAAGGAGAAGACAGTCCAATTTGAAGTTAGTGTTTGTGTTATCAAAAACAAACAGATACAGTATTGCTGCGTTGTTTGGAGCCATTGAAGACCTTGAAGTTGATGTCGAAGTAATCGGTGAATCTGAGTTTATAAATGCTAATTACATTGGGAGCGATGATGCTATCATCGCTCTATCTTTTATGTCTCCAGAGGCAAAAAAGAATGAGAAGTTAATACGAAAGTTAAGTTCCGCTGGAAACAGGGTGATCGTTGGAGGTCCGCATGCTTCAGCAAAACCTGAGGAAATTCTGGGGATGGGAGCATATGCCGTTTTTGTCGGTGAAGGAGAAAGGACTTTAAGGAAGTTCCTTTTGAATCCTACTCCTGGTATTTGGTATGGTGAAAAGTTACAGCAACTCGACACATTTCCGCCGTTTTCATTGAAACATGAGTTCTTTTCACCAATGGAAATCTCCAGAGGTTGTCCTTTTGGTTGTAACTACTGTCAGACACCTAGAATTTTCGGAAGACGTGTTCGGCACAGGAGTGTGGAAAATATCCTTCATTTTGCAAGAGAAAGTGTTGAGCGTGGAAGAAAAGTGGCACGTTTTATAACTCCGAATGCTTTTGGATATGGTTCTAAAAATGGGGTTACTCCCAATACGAAAGTTATTTACGAACTCCTATCCGGGATGAGAAAGATCGGTATGCGCGAGGTTTATTTTGGTTCTTTTCCATCAGATGTGAGGCCGGAATCCGTAAGCGATGATGTTCTTGCTATTGTTCAGGAGTTTTGTGATAATAAGGTTATTGTTGTCGGCTTGCAGAGCGGCAGTGATCGGATCTTGAAACAGCTGAACCGCGGTCATGACGTTCAAACGGCTATTAACACTATCAGGAAAATTTCAAGATACGGGTTCACACCTTATGTGGACATGATCTTTGGATTTCCCTTTGAAGAGGACAGTGATATCGAAAAATCCTTTGAAGTAGCGTATTACCTTTACGAAAAATACGGTGCGGTAATCCACGGCCATACTTTTATGCCGCTTCCAGGTACACCCTTTGAGAACTTAAAATCAAAACTCAGTTCCAAAACTTTGAGGGAACTTGGAAGACTTTCCGCAAAAGGTATAATGAAGGGACAATGGCAGAATCAAATAACGATTTCCCAGGAAATTTCGCACAGTGAACCAAAAGGAGAGTGAGTGATCAATGGGAAAAACGACAAAGATAACAATAGGAAGTGTTCAATTCAATCCTCTACAAAAAAACGGCGGCGAGAATCTGGAAAGAGCTGTAAACTATATAGAACTTCTTGTAGAAAAAGGAGTAGATTTAGTGCTCTTGCCGGAGATGTTCAATACGGGTTATGGAACAGACGATGAGACCCTGCAACTTGCAACCGAACTGTACGAAGAAACGCTGGAAACTCTATCGGCTATTGCCGATTACAATGATGTCGCTATTATAGGAGGAATGATTCGTAAAAAGACCGATAGATATTTCAATTCAACGGTGATTGTGCTTCCATATCGTGAACCGGTTTTTTACGACAAAACGCACCTTTTCCGAGATGAAAAGGGGGTATTTTCACCGGGAGAAAAATTTGTGACTTTTGTGTATCTCGATGTTACTTTTGGAGTAGTCATGTGTTATGAAATTGGATTTCCCGAGATCTCAAGAATTCTCTGCAAACAAAGTGGTGCACAAGTTTTGCTGGCTCCTTTTGCTTTTGGAGCGGAAAGGCACAGAATATACGACGTTGCGACGAGATCAAGAGCGATGGAGAACGGAGCATTTTTGGTTACTTCCAGCCAAAACGGAAATTCAGGGAAAATGAATTTTATTGGAAAAAGCCGTATTGTTTCTCCTTCAGGCGAAATAATAACAGAAGCCGGCAATGCTGAAGGCATCATCTTAGGAAAACTTGATTTGGGACTGGTGGAAAAGTATAGGTACAGGGAGGTTGATGATTCCCACGCTTATTATGCCAACTTTAGAAATGACCTCTACAAGTGATTTGGGTATTGACAGTTAGGAATTTATGAGATACAATAGCATTCGGAAACTGCGGAAGGGCCGTTAGCTCAACAGGCAGAGCGGCTGATTCTTAATCAGTAGGCTGCAGGTTCGATTCCTGCACGGCCCACCAGAGTAAAAGTAAGAGGAGCTGTGCTCCCACCCCCGCCAGAAAAGCCAAGGGGTCAATACTCGGTTTCAGTACCAGGCGGGTGTTTTGCCGCCTGTTTTTTTTGAGAGGTGATGGATATCGGTAGCAAAAAGGGTTCTTCATATGCCCCGAGAAACAGTGAGATAAGAGTTGCAAAGGTCAGGGTAATCGATGAAAATGGTCAACAACTAGGAATAATGCCAACTCCACAGGCACTCGACGTTGCGAGAGAAAAAGGCTTGGATCTTGTTCTGGTATCGCCAAATGCGAATCCGCCTGTAGCCAGAATAATGGATTATGGGAAGTACAAGTACGAAAAGGAAAAGCGTGCCAAGGAAGCAAAGAAAAAAGCAAAGCAGGTTCAGCTCAAGCAGATGAAATTCCGTTTGCGTATTGAAGACCATGATTTTCACACAAAGGTTAACAGAATAAGGCAATTTCTCTCCAAGGGTAACAAAGTGCGAGTGGTGATTATGTTCAGGGGAAGAGAAATGGCTTTCACAGATCAAGGTAAACAGCTTCTTGATAGAGTAGCTGAAGAACTCAAGGAGATAGCAGAGATCGATAAAAGTGCGAAGCTTGAAGGAAGAGATATGTGGATGATTTTAAGACCAAAATCACCTCAAGGAGGTAAGTCTGATGGCTAAGACGAAAATGAAGACACACAAGGCAACTGCTAAACGTTTTAAGATAACCGGTAGCGGCAAGGTAATGCGCCAGCACTCCGGGAAAAACCATAATACTGGAAAAAAGAAAGAAAACAACAGAAGAGAAGTTAAAAAGTGGGAACAGGTGAAAAACAGCCCGTTAGCAAAGAGAATAAAAAACAACATAGCAAGATAAGATCAAAAACGATTTGAAGAGGTGATACAGGATGCGCGTCAAAGGTGGTGTCAATTCCAAGAAAAAGAAAAGAAAATATTTGAAGGCTGCGAAGGGTTACAGAGGAGCTCTTAGCAGAAGGTATCGTCTTGCAAAGCAGTACTACATCCGCTCGGGCGTTTACGCTTATGTTGGCAGAAAACAGAAGAAGAGAGATTTCCGCAAGTTGTGGATTACAAGGATCAACGCTGCTGCGAGAATGGAAGGCATAAAATATAGCGAACTTATCCACGGTTTGAAGCTTTCAGGTGTGAACATCAACAGAAAGATGCTCGCTGATCTTGCGGTTAATGATTTTGAGGCTTTTAAGGAGTACGTGGCTTTGGCCAAAGAGGCGCTAGGGAAGTAAGATATGAATAACAGGGGCTTGGAAAGCCCCTTTTTTTTGGGAGTTAGTCAGGCATTTCGATAAAGAGAGGCCGAAAATAAGGAGGAATGTTTATGGAAATCACAATGAAACAGGTTGGAAGTATGGCTTTTTACACTAAGACACCATCTGGACATGATGTCCACGTGGATGCGAGCCCTAAGGTTGGTGGAATGGATTCTGCTCCGAGGCCAACGGAACTGGTATTGATTGGTCTTGCCGGATGTACATCGATGGATGTTGTTTCCATATTGAGAAAAATGAAAGTTGAAAATTATACTTATGAGATTGTCGTTTCAGCAGAAAGGGCTGAAGAATATCCAAAGGTTTTCACAGCCATCCATCTTAAATATATATTCAAGGGTAAGGAACTTCCGCATGATAAGATAGAAAAAGCGGTAAGGCTTTCACAGGAGAGATATTGTTCGGTTTCAGCAATGCTGGGGCAGGTTGCTAAGTTGACTTACGAAGTCGTATACGAGGAGGAATAATACATGGCAACTGCGAGAAATTTGGCAGAGACGATGAAGAAAGTGCGCGAGAACATGTCACATATAAAGCATAAGATACTCGTTATGTCAGGAAAAGGCGGAGTTGGAAAATCCACTGTAGCCGTTAATCTGGCTGTGGCTCTTGCAGATGAAGGATTTAAAACAGGGTTGATAGATATTGATCTTCATGGTCCAAATGTCGCAAAAATGGTTGGTTTAAACAAAAAGCCGGTTGTTGTGGAAGATCAGATAATTCCCCAAGAGCTGCTCCCGAATTTGAAGGTTGTATCGTTGGCGAGTTTTGTTGAAGAAGATACGCCTGTCATCTGGCGAGGTCCCATGAAAACATCTGCGATATATCAGTTTCTTGGTGACGTAGCCTGGGGTGAACTTGATTTCCTGATTATTGATGCACCTCCCGGTACAGGTGATGAACCGTTAACGATCCTTCAAACTGTTCCGGATATTCGACCTCTTGTGGTCACGACCCCACAAGAGGTTTCCGTTCTGGATGTTGGAAGAGCATTAAAGTTCGTAGAGTCAATGAAAAAAAAGCTGTTAGGAATAGTGGAAAATATGTCTTACATGGTATGTCCGCATTGTGGTGGAAAAATAGAACTTTTCGGAAAGGGTGGAGGTGAAAAACTGGCCAAAGAGTTCTCTGCCACGCTTCTTGGACAGATTCCTTTCGATCCAAAAGTTGTTTCAAATTCTGATAGAGGGGAAACAATAATCACTCATATGCGTGGTTCAATAGTGGAAAAATCTTTTAGGGATTTAGTAAAAAAGATAGTTGAAGAGGTGGAGAGGTAAAATGTCGAAGTTAAAAACTATGACGTTGGAATGGACAGGTGAATCCGTTATTTTTATCGACCAGCGCAAACTCCCAACCCAGGAAATTTACGTTGAATGCGAAACGTACGAAGATGTTTACGTGGCTATAAAGGATATGATCGTTCGCGGAGCTCCTGCTATCGGTGCAAGTGCTGCCTTCGGTTATGTTTTGGGAGCCCAAAAATTCAATGGGGCCTTCGATTCAGCTGAAGGGTTAGCCTATATGGAAAAGGTCAAAGAAAAACTAGCATCGAGCCGCCCAACGGCCGTTAATCTTTTCTGGGCTT is a genomic window containing:
- the rplT gene encoding 50S ribosomal protein L20 codes for the protein MRVKGGVNSKKKKRKYLKAAKGYRGALSRRYRLAKQYYIRSGVYAYVGRKQKKRDFRKLWITRINAAARMEGIKYSELIHGLKLSGVNINRKMLADLAVNDFEAFKEYVALAKEALGK
- a CDS encoding carbon-nitrogen hydrolase family protein, translated to MGKTTKITIGSVQFNPLQKNGGENLERAVNYIELLVEKGVDLVLLPEMFNTGYGTDDETLQLATELYEETLETLSAIADYNDVAIIGGMIRKKTDRYFNSTVIVLPYREPVFYDKTHLFRDEKGVFSPGEKFVTFVYLDVTFGVVMCYEIGFPEISRILCKQSGAQVLLAPFAFGAERHRIYDVATRSRAMENGAFLVTSSQNGNSGKMNFIGKSRIVSPSGEIITEAGNAEGIILGKLDLGLVEKYRYREVDDSHAYYANFRNDLYK
- a CDS encoding TIGR04013 family B12-binding domain/radical SAM domain-containing protein, with translation MFVLSKTNRYSIAALFGAIEDLEVDVEVIGESEFINANYIGSDDAIIALSFMSPEAKKNEKLIRKLSSAGNRVIVGGPHASAKPEEILGMGAYAVFVGEGERTLRKFLLNPTPGIWYGEKLQQLDTFPPFSLKHEFFSPMEISRGCPFGCNYCQTPRIFGRRVRHRSVENILHFARESVERGRKVARFITPNAFGYGSKNGVTPNTKVIYELLSGMRKIGMREVYFGSFPSDVRPESVSDDVLAIVQEFCDNKVIVVGLQSGSDRILKQLNRGHDVQTAINTIRKISRYGFTPYVDMIFGFPFEEDSDIEKSFEVAYYLYEKYGAVIHGHTFMPLPGTPFENLKSKLSSKTLRELGRLSAKGIMKGQWQNQITISQEISHSEPKGE
- a CDS encoding OsmC family protein, encoding MEITMKQVGSMAFYTKTPSGHDVHVDASPKVGGMDSAPRPTELVLIGLAGCTSMDVVSILRKMKVENYTYEIVVSAERAEEYPKVFTAIHLKYIFKGKELPHDKIEKAVRLSQERYCSVSAMLGQVAKLTYEVVYEEE
- the thiI gene encoding tRNA uracil 4-sulfurtransferase ThiI, which codes for MKKIIIIRYGEIGLKGKNRSYFEKALIRNLKSQIPGAKVYNKKKRFLIDIPEEFISEAMEIVSRTFGVQNYSLGVQTNFEISEIEKVARELVSMEVNTGKRTFKVETRRANKRFPMTSQELNAYLGEKILDAFPELKVDVHTPDFKIGVEVRNEGVLVFGDKIPGPGGLPVGVSGSALLLLSGGIDSPVAGWYALKRGITLHAIHFASPPYTGEKAFEKVLDLAKALTKYNGGRDMLLYRVHFTKLQLAIHRNVRESLSLVIQRRAMMRIATKIAKEHGYKAIVTGENLGQVASQTIENLHTIGSATDILVLRPLTGFDKIETIQIAKKIETFEISIQPYEDCCTVFVPQQPATKARIVDVEIEESKLDLAPLLDETMKMVEIYKLRQGKVIEIEKPGMDKTNS
- a CDS encoding Mrp/NBP35 family ATP-binding protein is translated as MATARNLAETMKKVRENMSHIKHKILVMSGKGGVGKSTVAVNLAVALADEGFKTGLIDIDLHGPNVAKMVGLNKKPVVVEDQIIPQELLPNLKVVSLASFVEEDTPVIWRGPMKTSAIYQFLGDVAWGELDFLIIDAPPGTGDEPLTILQTVPDIRPLVVTTPQEVSVLDVGRALKFVESMKKKLLGIVENMSYMVCPHCGGKIELFGKGGGEKLAKEFSATLLGQIPFDPKVVSNSDRGETIITHMRGSIVEKSFRDLVKKIVEEVER
- a CDS encoding tetratricopeptide repeat protein — its product is MKKILLMGILLMGLMVVAASFDELWERFVEIRSYQDTEAMKTFIEELENDPQTFEDVRILALYADCLREYANWIEGDAKKEYYEKARKYAEEAIEMDPNYGYSYYVAGAAIGQLAQYEGIVKSLFMLGDFDKYIKKAMELMPDNPFPIIAMAMRYRDTPWPFKDFEKSEELFMKAIRLDPKYVNAYLELAILYDKWKKYDNAARYYRKVVTMPLHPNFIKAGEKSKEEAKEWLEEHGYGW
- a CDS encoding lysophospholipid acyltransferase family protein, translated to MKSREWIKQIRDFFLTIWVAIAVTGYVLVYGAFVLLISWFIEKFRGIEAAKDYVAQEVGRFGRVAFFVIGSKVSVEGAENIPPKGPLVIVSNHQSAFDIPLIVGYVKGRISFIAKIEVSKIPGFSWFVKRLDGVFIDRGNKIQTAAAIKRIFNILRNGGTIMLFPEGTRSLDGSIKKFKKGSLSIPHKLNIPILPVAIDGTKDIMKKGELLIHPAIVKIRILKPVYPGKFNTEDELREEIRKMISEAIVQMRNRGEEYASN
- the infC gene encoding translation initiation factor IF-3, whose product is MDIGSKKGSSYAPRNSEIRVAKVRVIDENGQQLGIMPTPQALDVAREKGLDLVLVSPNANPPVARIMDYGKYKYEKEKRAKEAKKKAKQVQLKQMKFRLRIEDHDFHTKVNRIRQFLSKGNKVRVVIMFRGREMAFTDQGKQLLDRVAEELKEIAEIDKSAKLEGRDMWMILRPKSPQGGKSDG
- the rpmI gene encoding 50S ribosomal protein L35, giving the protein MAKTKMKTHKATAKRFKITGSGKVMRQHSGKNHNTGKKKENNRREVKKWEQVKNSPLAKRIKNNIAR